The stretch of DNA GAACCAGGTAAATTGAAAGTTACATTTCCATCAGttccaattaaaaattctGGATCTTATTGGGTACTTGGTACTGACTATGATTCATATGCAGCAGTATGGAGCTGTACAAGTCTTAAAATAGCCAAGTAAGTTTAgttactaatttattttttcatgaattgataatattgataatgctttttgtaatttttatttacagtctACAATTTGGATGGATATTAACGAGAGAAAAAAATCCACCTGAATCGGTTATTCAAAAAGCAACCAATGTTTTCAAGTTAAACGATTTAAAACCAagcaaattttacaaaacaaatcaattaGATTGTCCAGATGACAAATGAATatcataaaattcatcaagataaataaattgaattataaaaatttaatatagtttCGAAAAtccaacaattttaataatttttcttgtaaaaatataattttttctgttaaatacaattgatttttaGCAACTAATTACCAAtgaatttttgcattttttacacggaaaaaaatttttagctgcagcAACGAGCTGGATAGCTGTCTCTCCTATCCACGGCTAACTAACCTTTGGATAGTTAGCAGAGGATTGTTATTTTGGCAATCCACATTTGACAGGTTACTATTTGAAAACAGTGCCTAAGTTACATTATTACTAATTGATAGCTGTGGTATCCAAAGCCTGACAAGCTGGTATCGCTGTAGTATTATTTAGGATTGCGTATGCATAACTATAAGTATATAGACATACGAAgtacaaacaatatattaatgtacatttactaatttttaaaattattatctaattaattttatactaaatttgatgcaccaaataaacgccaacttgaatacaaaatcttatgctaaatttttaataactatatggattattttagtcattgttaataataatttggtggATCTGTCAAAAAAGAGAGGTTATGAACACAACAGCTGTTGACATTGAGATTATGTCGAATCTGACGAGTTGGTTAGCCACGCTAGCTATCCAGTCGGCTGGAATAACTAACCGattgtctttttaatatatcgggcttgattattaaatcaactatCCTTTTTTAACTATCCAAACGCCTCGTGactgcagctaaaaatttttttccgtgtattttatttaattattgtgataataatgataaagaaaaattataattttttcgttatttagctttttaaatattctatctatcaatcgaaaaaattattgacaagtcgttgagaataaattaaactaatcTTATCACCACAATGAATATTCTTCTAAAAATCagtcataaatttaaaaaaaaaaagagtatataAGTACTAGAACTTATTACTCTCAATTAGTATCAACaggtttgttaattaacaaaaaattaaaaattgaaactatcaaaaaatcatcatgcttcaaattatttttatatcgacATTGATTGTCAGTGCTTTTGCACAGTTAACAATTTTAGAAATGCCAAATTATACACCAATGGCCAACTTTGATCTTTCCAAGGTGATAactttgatttatcaaaataatataagtttaaaaataatattaaatttatttacagtttGTTGGAAGATGGTACGAGTTTGCAAGAATTTCAAATATGTATGAACCGTTTCATTCATGTTCAGTAGTTGATTATAGATTGCTAAGCAATGGGACATGGGACATACAGATAAATTCTCTAAGTCATCTGTAAGTTTTtgctaatattaaaatattaatattattttttacataatgaattaaatgaataaacaatcTTGATAATTTTCCTCAAGTACTGGTGATGTGGTACACTGGAGTGGACAAGGAGATCCAATTAATCAACAAAGCTCACAACTCAATATTCGTTTTCCTCAATTTGCAATGCAAATGAAAACAACATGGTCTCTTCTTGACACTGATTATGAAAATTTCAGTGTGGTATTGGTGATTCAAAATAACAACGACGCttcgtaaatataaatttgatttaatatttatttatatagccACAagcaatttgattattaaatttttttttgatatcacAGATATTTGGAGTATGTGTGGATCATGTCAAAAAAACCGAcacttgatgaaaaatatttcactCGTGCAATTGATGTTTTGAAtgcaaattatattgttaCCGATCAATTGGAATATATTAAGCAGGACAATTGTCCCGGAagattttaaatgataaatataaaaaaaggagGATTAATTCAACTAAAGGACTGGCTCtaaatatttcttgaaaaataatttaatattatattgttgaaaatttggGATAACTTTCTTGTTAAATGGTATAATTTTTCTTAGCAATAaacttcaataaaaaaatatattacgattattttgattatttattattattttattattcaatgatatataaatttttttgtaaattggctcaaactcaaatatttacaagagcagtgttatttatttattgtttaaaaatataataatttataatttatagttgcacttttaaaattaaatttgcaaatttaaaattaattttttattttatttttttttatttatttaatgaaattgacACTGTGGTCATTTAAGATTGCTACCGGTAGAGTGTGGTCAGTAGATTGGAAAGAGTTTCGAAATgatttgaagaaaattttacGTAATTTATCAACAGCTCTTGAAGAAAATAACACGACGCAAGTTTATCATTTTCTACATTCTCTGCAGAATGTAACGTACCGGTGCCGgaacgaaaagaaaaagaagaaaattcaATAGCAGCGTTAAAaactaaatacaaaattatctctattgaattttttaatttaaaatttcattaataactttcaaattaaaaaacaatttataattatttaaattcaaactcataattttattgtaaaaaattttagaaaaaaaaagcctattcaaaatttatacattattctaataattctaatttaattaacatttatctgtcaatcaaaaaaatcaatgacaagtcattaagaataaattaaactaataaataaattaggaAAAAAGTTATCTAACGATCCAGTTGATAATCCGTTGTTGAGGTTTTATACGACATAATTTTGCATCTGTTTAATATTTAAGCCACAAATTATctcgtaaataaaatatatttttatatatattattaccaCAACCgataagaaaatttaattagacaggtaaaattattatacaagaTTAAATCTACAACACACATATTAATTATGATTGagttatctattttttagtttatgcTGTCACACGttagtatataatttttgtctaTCTATTATCTTTAAACTGTTAATCATCAAAGAATAATGTCACAACTTGCCGGGGAAAATATCATGTTTAGTGTctaatttaacatttgtttGTGGGTTATAAATAAGTAAAGTTTCAAGGGGTAGTTTTACTCGAAGGGTGACAAGTCCCCTGGTACGTCGTATTCATGGTAGAATAAACTACttcacataaaaaatttaaaaacaataaataaattttcaaatattatcgTCATCAATATAAGTtatctcaataatttttttgaatttttaaaaatattaaaaatacatttttatcattcaaatagacattataaatttaaattttttacacgtatatttataaatttatttatttttcattttgatatatTAGTATCTTGTTACCTTTTCATTTCACgtttaaaaacatatttatatatttaagtcTCACGCTTATTATACATGAATAATTCATGTCTCATgggacaaaaatattttaagtatGTCAAAAGTAAATACTAACGACAATACATGTtaaattgaacaaataaataaattctagtatttattattatttatattgtaaggCCACGTGCGCGAAGTaatgcattattttatttttttctttttagacaCGTGTTATTTCAGTGTAAACAGACACTCAGTTGGTCTATTCAATTGCAAACGCTGCGGGATATAATAACCATTGAATTCATTGAatctatgaaaaattaataatcaacaattctCACCCCAAAACAAATGATAcgggtttattattttacacgagtataattttttattttgtaaataaacccccagaaaatattaataataaataattttatttattattaaatttattcgatGTCGatcaaaagatgaaaaaaaagaatttgaatTTGTCAAAAGAGTGGCGCGCTTTTTTATCAAAGATGACGGCTTGGCAATGAAGATGGTTGACATCTATCGGTGTAATTGCTCAACAAAAacttgtagttttttttttttttttttttttgaggaaataataataatagtaatataaaaaattttagacaagGTTTTATGacataaattgatataaatatcgAGTCTTATTGCCGGATAATGATagctatttattaattttataaaaaacaaataagtttattgataaaaaacaacgaaacattaaaaatcgacgccgacaaaaaaaatgtcattgtCGCGGCTTCTTCAATAATAAATCTGTCTGATTTTTCATACGcatcgatataaaaaaaattaattaaaaatataaataataaagcggtgtaaaaaaaattgataatattgagtaataatttgagtaaaaaaaaaatgagtaaaaatgAATTTGCAACGCAATAATTAGACGGCCATTTTAGGAGCAAAAAAATGTCACggattaatgataaaattgaaaaattaaaaatttatttttgaatagataaaatataattattaaaaataaaaagagcaCTCACCAGAAAAGCAACAGGATTTAGAGTTACGAGTTGTTTAGATCTACACAAACACTGGGAAATAAAACTTAAtaaatactcaaaaaaaacACAACACAATTTACAAAACACATCCTTTGTCTTTCAGTTCACACACACATACTGATGCCTCACTGATATATATTTACGATATTTACCCCCTTGACCGATTAATGCGACGCAATTCGTCAAGACCAATCAAAAAGTGCCACCGCAAAAAATTTTGCGCATGCTCATTGCTCAATAAAGATGTAAAAAATTGCCACAAATTAACAACATAATAATTACGACAATAACAACATTATAAAcaaaggtaaataataaaaaaattaattaattaattattacaatttagtcaaattattaattatatatttatttaaaaaaaaaaggattaaatTGTGGATGTCGAATGGAGTCTAAAGCACCTTCATGTGATCCAGTTTTAATGACTCATGAAGCATCAAAAATATTGgctaaagtgaaaaaaaataaatatcaaataatgcAAAATACTATGATAAATTGGTAGTTTCATAGTTGAATacattatttatgaaatattcaaCTTTCAAGTGACAATTACATTACGAATTATGATGCTTGTAAGACAAGTCTCTCCAATCAAAAGTGACGTGATAATTAAccttcaataataaaaaaaattaacaaaatttgttgcaGCAAAATTGGAGATAAGTCATGATAATCATTAACATGAAATTGATGTTTATCAACTATTGGTAAATGTTGTTATCATGATGATATATTTGGGGACATTTAGACAATGAATCATCAGTCAAACCATCGTAAGTACCAACTGATAATCAgccataaattatttatcaattatcatgataaaaattaattattaattatgtacAGATCATAAAAACTTGGTGTAtccaaatattttatcataaaaagcTTTGAAAATTGCCATCAACTTGACCAACAAAACTGACAAGcaaaaaaatcttgttttaaatgaaaataatatcaacaatttaaaacagatggtaaaaaatatggtgataattgaataattgatttaaaatataaaatgaaataattaaaaataaataaaattaaatttattttctagatTCTTTGAAAATAGTGTGTAAATAGTTCAAGTGATAAAGtgttttaaactttttatggACATTCCACCTGTCT from Aphidius gifuensis isolate YNYX2018 linkage group LG4, ASM1490517v1, whole genome shotgun sequence encodes:
- the LOC122855327 gene encoding apolipoprotein D-like: MLQIIFISTLIVSAFAQLTILEMPNYTPMANFDLSKFVGRWYEFARISNMYEPFHSCSVVDYRLLSNGTWDIQINSLSHLTGDVVHWSGQGDPINQQSSQLNIRFPQFAMQMKTTWSLLDTDYENFSVVLVIQNNNDASYLEYVWIMSKKPTLDEKYFTRAIDVLNANYIVTDQLEYIKQDNCPGRF